A region from the Onychostoma macrolepis isolate SWU-2019 chromosome 18, ASM1243209v1, whole genome shotgun sequence genome encodes:
- the nip7 gene encoding 60S ribosome subunit biogenesis protein NIP7 homolog → MRPLTDDETKTMFEKLSKYIGENIKLLIDRPDGTYCFRLHNDRVYYMSEKILKLATNISRDKLVSVGTCFGKFTKTLKFRLHITALDFLAPYAKFKVWVKPGSEQSFLYGNHIMKSGLGRITENTTQYQGVVVYSMADVPLGFGVAAKTTQECRKVDPMSIVVFHQADIGEYIRSEDTLT, encoded by the exons ATGCGTCCGTTAACAGACGATGAGACGAAAACGATGTTTGAGAAACTCTCTAAATA CATTGGGGAGAATATCAAACTTCTTATTGATCGGCCAGATGGGACTTACTGTTTCAGACTTCATAATGATCGAGTATATTATATGAG TGAAAAAATTCTGAAGCTGGCTACAAATATATCCAGAGATAAACTGGTATCCGTTGGCACGTGTTTTGGAAAGTTCACAAAAACACTGAAGTTCCGTCTGCACATCACGGCTCTTGATTTCCTTGCACCATATGCTAAG TTTAAGGTGTGGGTGAAGCCGGGATCAGAACAGTCGTTCCTGTATGGAAACCACATCATGAAGTCTGGCCTGGGGAGAATCACAGAAAACACAACGCAGTACCAAGGAGTGGTGGTGTATTCCATGGCTGATGTACCGCTG GGCTTTGGAGTGGCAGCTAAGACCACTCAGGAGTGTAGGAAGGTTGACCCCATGTCCATAGTGGTTTTCCATCAGGCTGATATCGGCGAGTACATCAGAAGTGAAGACACGCTCACATAA
- the nob1 gene encoding RNA-binding protein NOB1, which translates to MVATMVEHVVADAGAFLKRAPLQEIGKNIYTLKDVVDEIRDKPTKRSLAFLPYRLNLKEPFPEHVRFVTEFAKKTGDYPSLSATDIKVLALTYQLETEHVGTEHLKKEPEKKVQICSTPRHPETTVGIAGFHFPSKSTNNPNAVVQSPPTTNEPQDPDSSQFNSFQFWRNPLPSIENDLLELLAADAITVTDKLESVDLSADSQLAESEEHDGSSEDQHEEEEESSDEEEDGDDGGGWITPSNIKQVQMDAGNWGPTADVKVGCVTTDFAMQNVLIQIGLHVLSVNGMLIKYTRSYILRCHACFKTTTNMNKSFCPNCGNNTLKKVAVSINEDGTTQMHFSRNPKVLNPKGKRYSLPLPQGGKHANNPHLVDDQHFPQQRPSKKARQKTNVFDPDYLAGSSPFSEHDIYSRSASLQLRDAQTGGGRRRTNPNAARKKFVKK; encoded by the exons ATGGTGGCGACTATGGTGGAGCATGTTGTCGCAGATGCTGGCGCTTTTCTCAAAAGGGCTCCTCTGCAA gaGATTGGAAAGAACATTTATACCCTGAAGGATGTTGTTGATGAAATTCGGGATAAACCAACAAAAAGGAGTTTGGCTTTTTTGCCATACAGACTCAATTTAAAAGAACCGTTTCCAGAGCACGTTAGATTTG TTACAGAATTTGCTAAAAAGACAGGAGACTATCCCAGTCTTTCAGCCACAGACATCAAGGTCTTGGCTCTGACTTATCAACTGGAAACCGAGCATGTGGGAACTGAGCATTTGAAGAAAGAACCTGAGAAAAAG GTCCAAATATGCAGTACACCGAGACATCCAGAGACCACTGTTGGCATTGCAGGCTTCCATTTTCCATCAAAA TCAACAAATAATCCAAATGCAGTTGTCCAAAGCCCACCTACAACAAACGAGCCACAAGACCCCGATAGTTCACAATTCAACAGCTTTCAGTTTTGGAGGAATCCTCTGCCCAGCATTGAGAATGACCTTCTGGAGCTGCTG GCTGCAGATGCCATCACAGTCACAGACAAACTAGAGTCTGTTGACCTGTCCGCTGACAGTCAGCTGGCTGAATCTGAAGAACATGATGGCTCAAGTGAAGACCAACatgaggaagaagaagaaagcaGCGATGAGGAGGAGGATGGTGATGATGGTGGAGGTTGGATTACTCCCAGCAACATAAAGCAAGTCCAGATGGATGCTGGTAACTGGGGCCCGACAGCAGATGTCAAAGTGGGCTGCGTGACCACTGACTTTGCCATGCAG AATGTTCTGATTCAGATTGGACTGCATGTGCTGTCTGTTAATGGGATGCTTATCAAATACACCAGGAGTTACATTCTGCGCTGTCATGCCTGCTTCAA GACAAcaacaaacatgaacaaatcTTTCTGTCCAAATTGTGGGAACAACACCTTGAAGAAGGTTGCAGTCAGCATTAATGAGGACGGAACCACGCAGATGCATTTTTCCAGGAATCCCAAAGTGCTGAATCCAAAGGGAAAGAGA TACTCTTTGCCTTTGCCACAAGGAGGAAAACACGCCAACAACCCACACCTGGTGGACGATCAGCATTTCCCCCAGCAGAGACCGTCTAAAAAGGCTCGTCAGAAGACTAATGTGTTTGACCCAGATTACCTGGCCGGCAGCTCTCCATTCTCCGAGCACGATATCTACAGCAGGTCAGCCAGCTTACAACTGCGGGACGCCCAGACCGGAGGAGGAAGACGGCGAACAAATCCTAACGCAGCACGCAAAAAATTTGTTAAGAAGTGA
- the cog8 gene encoding conserved oligomeric Golgi complex subunit 8 isoform X1: MAAVDVEDESILASIFKDSFPENWREKPDFAAYLSQLSSCGVDELNREPERLAEERAQILQQTRELAFTNYKTFIRTADCTQHIYTDFSTVENCLSKLLHKLPSFTERCRGFIKEAEEISVSRRMNSLTLNRHTEILEILEIPQLMDTCVRNGYYEEALELAAYVKRLEKKHSSLPVIQGIVHEVRLSAQLMLNQLLQQLRSNTQLPVCLRVIGYLRRMDVFTEAELRVKFLQARGSWLRSILAAIPDEDPYFHITKTIETCRVHLFDIITQYRAIFSDEDPLLPPGGQALNESAIFHGWVVQQAAQFLETLDRDLQRGVGSRLDSLLGQCMYFGLSFSRVGADFRGQLAPIFQQVAMETFRKAVQEAVDKFQEDMNLYTLISLPSILGSTIPPAVPSTQPGTLQPPMALLDFPPLACFLNNLLTAFNDLRLCCPIGLAQEVSRCVEEALIKVTKLILVFHRAEESAFSSRERELFVQFCSAFAEDMVPFLNRCLQVLFPPAQLALILGVPPTQVYKYGSLGCIDVNAVLEPLEFVLPQKEPVTSVLDLCTDLGSLTTAESDPSTTLKPVTPHEEKPVLSEQQEPVSASDPHLSQKENISAEAVSTEQNNPILEPEMNFDVQDLTGPDDLSTTDINVEEMSK; encoded by the exons ATGGCCGCCGTAGACGTGGAAGACGAGAGTATCCTGGCCTCGATCTTTAAAGACAGCTTTCCTGAGAACTGGAGAGAGAAGCCGGACTTCGCGGCGTATTTGTCGCAGCTGAGCTCTTGCGGCGTGGATGAGCTGAACCGGGAGCCGGAGCGTCTGGCGGAGGAGCGGGCGCAGATCCTGCAGCAGACTCGCGAGCTGGCCTTCACCAACTACAAGACGTTCATCAGGACCGCGGACTGCACACAGCACATCTACACCGACTTCAGCACGGTGGAGAACTGCCTCTCCAAACTACTGCACAAGCTCCCCAGCTTCACTGAGAGATGCAG AGGTTTTATAAAGGAGGCAGAGGAGATCAGCGTCAGCAGGCGTATGAACAGCCTGACACTGAATCGACACACTGAGATCTTGGAGATTCTGGAGATCCCTCAGCTGATGGACACGTGCGTGCGTAACGGATACTACGAGGAGGCGCTGGAGCTCGCCGCTTATGTGAAGAGACTGGAGAAAAAACATTCATCACTTCCTGTCATTCAG GGAATTGTGCACGAGGTTCGACTGTCTGCTCAGCTCATGCTGAACCAACTTCTTCAGCAGCTGCGTAGTAATACACAGCTGCCGGTTTGCCTGCGCGTGATCGGATACTTGCGCAGAATGGATGTTTTCACCGAAGCCGAGCTGCGTGTCAAGTTCCTGCAAGCCCGTGGAAGTTGGCTGCGATCCATTCTCGCCGCCATCCCAGACGAAGACCCGTACTTCCACATTACCAAAACCATCGAAACCTGCCGTGTGCATCTCTTCGACATCATCACCCAGTATCGTGCCATATTCTCCGACGAGGATCCGTTGCTGCCGCCCGGCGGTCAGGCATTGAACGAGAGCGCCATCTTTCACGGATGGGTGGTGCAGCAGGCGGCGCAGTTCTTGGAGACCCTCGATCGGGACCTCCAGCGTGGGGTGGGAAGCCGTTTGGACTCTCTGCTCGGCCAGTGCATGTACTTCGGGCTTTCCTTTAGCCGGGTCGGGGCAGATTTCCGTGGCCAACTCGCTCCCATATTTCAGCAGGTTGCCATGGAGACGTTCCGAAAGGCTGTTCAGGAAGCAGTGGACAAGTTCCAAGAGGATATGAACTTGTACACACTAATTTCTCTGCCGTCGATACTTGGAAGCACCATTCCGCCGGCGGTCCCGAGCACCCAGCCGGGCACACTGCAGCCCCCCATGGCCCTGCTGGATTTCCCACCTCTAGCCTGCTTCCTCAATAACCTCCTGACAGCCTTCAATGACTTAAGACTGTGCTGCCCTATTGGACTCGCACAGGAAGTTAGTAGATGTGTTGAGGAAGCCCTTATTAAg GTGACCAAGTTGATCCTGGTTTTCCATCGAGCTGAGGAATCTGCCTTCAGTAGCCGTGAACGAGAGTTATTCGTTCAGTTCTGCAGTGCATTTGCTGAAGACATGGTGCCTTTCTTGAACCGATGTTTACAAGTTCTCTTTCCTCCAGCCCAGCTTGCTCTCATACTGG GCGTTCCACCAACCCAGGTTTATAAATATGGCAGTCTTGGCTGCATCGATGTGAACGCAGTTCTGGAGCCGCTGGAGTTTGTTCTGCCACAGAAGGAGCCCGTGACCTCTGTCCTGGATCTCTGCACTGATCTGGGCAGCCTGACCACAGCTGAATCAGATCCCTCGACTACACTCAAACCCGTAACACCTCATGAAGAAAAACCTGTACTGTCTGAACAACAAGAGCCTGTGTCAGCATCTGATCCTCATCTTTCTCAAAAAGAGAACATTTCTGCTGAAGCAGTCAGTACCGAGCAAAACAACCCAATCCTGGAGCCTGAAATGAACTTTGATGTACAGGACTTGACTGGACCAGATGATTTGTCCACAACAGATATTAATGTTGAGGAGatgtcaaaataa
- the zdhhc7 gene encoding palmitoyltransferase ZDHHC7: MQSSGHRLRDVEQHQPLLSGGEEEVAASRVWFIQDSCGMVCAFMTWFLVLYAEFVVNFVMLLPSKSFWYSLINGVAFNFLAVLALTSHLRTMLTDPGAVPKGNATKEYMESLQLKPGEVIYKCPKCCSIKPERAHHCSICKRCIRKMDHHCPWVNNCVGENNQRFFVLFTMYIASISLHALCLSGFHFFTCVKVQWNECSDFSPPVAVMLMIFLCLEALLFLTFTAVMFGTQIHSICNDETEIERLKNEKPTWERRVRWEGMKAVFGGPPSLLWFNPFAGLRLRVLMVRARKNGAEFSV; encoded by the exons ATGCAGTCTTCAGGACACCGGTTGAGGGATGTGGAGCAGCACCAGCCCCTGCTCAGCGGAGGGGAGGAGGAGGTGGCAGCCAGCCGCGTCTGGTTCATTCAGGACAGCTGCGGGATGGTGTGCGCCTTCATGACCTGGTTTCTGGTTTTGTACGCAGAATTCGTGGTAAACTTTGTCATGCTGCTCCCCTCCAAAAGCTTCTGGTACTCTCTCATCAATGGTGTGGCGTTTAACTTTCTGGCCGTGCTAGCGCTGACGTCGCACCTGCGAACCATGCTGACGGATCCG GGAGCTGTTCCCAAAGGTAACGCCACTAAAGAATACATGGAGAGTCTGCAGCTGAAGCCAGGAGAGGTCATCTACAAGTGTCCAAAATGCTGCAGCATTAAACCAGAGAGGGCACACCATTGCAG tATCTGTAAGAGGTGCATCAGGAAGATGGATCATCACTGTCCTTGGGTCAATAACTGTGTAGGCGAGAACAATCAGCGATTCTTTGTCCTCTTCACT ATGTACATAGCCTCCATTTCATTGCATGCGCTGTGTCTCAGCGGTTTCCACTTCTTCACCTGTGTCAAAGTCCAGTGGAATG AGTGTAGTGATTTCTCCCCACCTGTGGCGGTGATGCTGATGATTTTCCTGTGTCTGGAAGCACTGCTGTTTCTCACCTTCACTGCTGTCATGTTCGGCACTCAGATTCACTCCATCTGTAATGATGAGACG GAAATCGAGCGACTGAAGAACGAGAAGCCCACATGGGAGCGGCGGGTGCGATGGGAGGGGATGAAGGCTGTTTTCGGCGGGCCGCCCTCTCTGCTCTGGTTCAACCCTTTTGCTGGACTCCGCCTTCGGGTTCTGATGGTTCGCGCCCGGAAGAACGGGGCGGAGTTCTCAGTCTGA
- the cog8 gene encoding conserved oligomeric Golgi complex subunit 8 isoform X2 translates to MAAVDVEDESILASIFKDSFPENWREKPDFAAYLSQLSSCGVDELNREPERLAEERAQILQQTRELAFTNYKTFIRTADCTQHIYTDFSTVENCLSKLLHKLPSFTERCRGFIKEAEEISVSRRMNSLTLNRHTEILEILEIPQLMDTCVRNGYYEEALELAAYVKRLEKKHSSLPVIQGIVHEVRLSAQLMLNQLLQQLRSNTQLPVCLRVIGYLRRMDVFTEAELRVKFLQARGSWLRSILAAIPDEDPYFHITKTIETCRVHLFDIITQYRAIFSDEDPLLPPGGQALNESAIFHGWVVQQAAQFLETLDRDLQRGVGSRLDSLLGQCMYFGLSFSRVGADFRGQLAPIFQQVAMETFRKAVQEAVDKFQEDMNLYTLISLPSILGSTIPPAVPSTQPGTLQPPMALLDFPPLACFLNNLLTAFNDLRLCCPIGLAQEVSRCVEEALIKHSESDSNLLFQYCTPVSFFFVVIVVMWTSMFSQNYLNFIVAILGVIFNHLKQKRLTEFKWTLKRCRHIYFASLNNSSPVFT, encoded by the exons ATGGCCGCCGTAGACGTGGAAGACGAGAGTATCCTGGCCTCGATCTTTAAAGACAGCTTTCCTGAGAACTGGAGAGAGAAGCCGGACTTCGCGGCGTATTTGTCGCAGCTGAGCTCTTGCGGCGTGGATGAGCTGAACCGGGAGCCGGAGCGTCTGGCGGAGGAGCGGGCGCAGATCCTGCAGCAGACTCGCGAGCTGGCCTTCACCAACTACAAGACGTTCATCAGGACCGCGGACTGCACACAGCACATCTACACCGACTTCAGCACGGTGGAGAACTGCCTCTCCAAACTACTGCACAAGCTCCCCAGCTTCACTGAGAGATGCAG AGGTTTTATAAAGGAGGCAGAGGAGATCAGCGTCAGCAGGCGTATGAACAGCCTGACACTGAATCGACACACTGAGATCTTGGAGATTCTGGAGATCCCTCAGCTGATGGACACGTGCGTGCGTAACGGATACTACGAGGAGGCGCTGGAGCTCGCCGCTTATGTGAAGAGACTGGAGAAAAAACATTCATCACTTCCTGTCATTCAG GGAATTGTGCACGAGGTTCGACTGTCTGCTCAGCTCATGCTGAACCAACTTCTTCAGCAGCTGCGTAGTAATACACAGCTGCCGGTTTGCCTGCGCGTGATCGGATACTTGCGCAGAATGGATGTTTTCACCGAAGCCGAGCTGCGTGTCAAGTTCCTGCAAGCCCGTGGAAGTTGGCTGCGATCCATTCTCGCCGCCATCCCAGACGAAGACCCGTACTTCCACATTACCAAAACCATCGAAACCTGCCGTGTGCATCTCTTCGACATCATCACCCAGTATCGTGCCATATTCTCCGACGAGGATCCGTTGCTGCCGCCCGGCGGTCAGGCATTGAACGAGAGCGCCATCTTTCACGGATGGGTGGTGCAGCAGGCGGCGCAGTTCTTGGAGACCCTCGATCGGGACCTCCAGCGTGGGGTGGGAAGCCGTTTGGACTCTCTGCTCGGCCAGTGCATGTACTTCGGGCTTTCCTTTAGCCGGGTCGGGGCAGATTTCCGTGGCCAACTCGCTCCCATATTTCAGCAGGTTGCCATGGAGACGTTCCGAAAGGCTGTTCAGGAAGCAGTGGACAAGTTCCAAGAGGATATGAACTTGTACACACTAATTTCTCTGCCGTCGATACTTGGAAGCACCATTCCGCCGGCGGTCCCGAGCACCCAGCCGGGCACACTGCAGCCCCCCATGGCCCTGCTGGATTTCCCACCTCTAGCCTGCTTCCTCAATAACCTCCTGACAGCCTTCAATGACTTAAGACTGTGCTGCCCTATTGGACTCGCACAGGAAGTTAGTAGATGTGTTGAGGAAGCCCTTATTAAg CactctgaaagtgattccaacttATTGTTCCAGTATTGTACTCCAGTATCGTTCTTCTTTGTCGTTATTGTTGTGATGTGGACTTCCATGTTCTCAcagaattatttaaattttatagtTGCCATCCTTGGTgtgatttttaatcatttaaaacaaaaaagattaACTGAATTCAAATGGACATTGAAAAGATGTAGACATATTTACTTTGCTTCCTTGAACAATTCTTCTCCTGTTTTCACATGA